A window of the Synechococcus sp. JA-3-3Ab genome harbors these coding sequences:
- a CDS encoding alpha-E domain-containing protein produces the protein MLSRVADSIYWLNRYVERAENIARFIDVNLNLILDLPSGPAQQWDPIVYTTGDQELFYQRYGQATQETVIQFLAFDRDYPNSILSCLRLARENARSVREVISSEMWERVNRFYLMVKEAAQQGPHLSQLHDFFTEVKLASHLFAGVMDATMTHGEGWHFGQIGRLLERADKTARILDVKYFILLPSLQYVGTALDELQWIALLKSASAYEMYRKYSRQHRINPREVASFLILDRQFPRSIQFCLIHADRSLHQITGTPADTWRDPSERALGRLRSELDYLTIDDIMEQGLHEFLDKLQLQMNHVGDCIYETFFAIRPLQPSESSPLLQRQA, from the coding sequence ATGCTGAGTCGGGTGGCCGATTCCATCTACTGGCTCAACCGCTACGTGGAGCGCGCCGAGAACATCGCCCGCTTCATCGATGTCAATCTCAACCTCATCCTAGACTTGCCCAGCGGTCCCGCCCAGCAGTGGGATCCCATCGTCTACACCACCGGGGATCAGGAGCTGTTTTACCAACGCTATGGCCAGGCAACCCAAGAAACAGTCATCCAGTTCCTGGCTTTTGATAGGGATTACCCCAACTCCATCCTTTCCTGTTTGCGGCTGGCGCGAGAAAATGCCCGTTCTGTGCGGGAGGTCATTTCTTCAGAAATGTGGGAGCGGGTCAACCGCTTTTATTTGATGGTCAAAGAAGCAGCTCAGCAAGGCCCCCACCTGAGTCAGCTCCACGATTTCTTCACGGAAGTGAAACTGGCCAGCCACCTATTCGCCGGGGTGATGGATGCCACCATGACCCACGGGGAAGGTTGGCACTTTGGCCAGATTGGCCGTCTTTTGGAGCGGGCGGACAAAACGGCGCGCATTTTGGATGTTAAGTATTTTATTTTGCTGCCCTCTCTGCAGTATGTGGGCACGGCTTTGGATGAGTTGCAGTGGATTGCTTTGCTGAAGTCGGCCAGTGCTTATGAAATGTACCGGAAATACAGCCGCCAGCACCGCATCAATCCCAGAGAGGTGGCCTCTTTCCTGATTTTGGATCGGCAATTTCCCCGCTCCATTCAGTTTTGTCTTATTCATGCGGATCGATCCCTGCACCAGATCACCGGCACCCCAGCCGATACTTGGCGGGATCCCAGCGAGCGAGCTTTGGGCCGCCTGCGTTCTGAGCTGGACTACCTAACCATCGACGACATTATGGAGCAGGGCTTACATGAGTTTCTCGACAAATTGCAGCTACAAATGAACCACGTTGGCGATTGCATCTACGAAACTTTCTTTGCCATTCGCCCCTTGCAACCGTCTGAATCCTCTCCCCTGCTGCAACGGCAGGCTTAG
- a CDS encoding CocE/NonD family hydrolase: MLPVRPRETVSMFTRDGIQLDADVYRPEGEGSYPVLLMRQPYGRAIASTVVYAHPRWYAAHGYIVVVQDVRGRGTSKGSFYPFRHEAEDGFDAVNWAAALPGSNGVVGMYGFSYQGMTQLYAASTRPSALKAICPAMLPYDLYADAAYPGGAFAFYNNLSWALQLEAEGARLRGDANAYQALFKASRNLPLYDPIPLKPGVLQQYAPQSYYFDWLEHSEPDDYWRQLSPRLEAVDLPMLHIGGWFDSYLTGSLRLYKEISARSQNPQYLVVGPWAHLPWGRKVGALDFGPEAVSPIDRLQVRWFDQFLKGKDTGILQEPPVRLFEMGSNRWRSFEAWPTPEPKVFYLHSSGLAALSEAEGSLRPEPPPKQQSDTFVHDPWRPVPALGGHLIHPAGPQERSALDCRADVLTYTTSPLATDLVLAGDILVEVYVEADSPSFDLCAVLSVVRPEGQVYNFSQGYRRLRDPQPKAPIGIRCQPTCIRIPRGHALRLSLSAACFPAYPVNTGTGMREERLIEARILTLALHSGSDTPSRLHLPIVEGS; encoded by the coding sequence ATGCTGCCTGTGCGCCCCCGAGAAACCGTTTCCATGTTCACCCGCGACGGGATCCAACTGGACGCGGATGTCTATCGCCCCGAAGGGGAGGGGAGCTACCCGGTCTTGCTGATGCGGCAACCCTACGGGCGGGCCATTGCCTCGACGGTAGTATACGCCCATCCGCGCTGGTATGCGGCCCACGGGTACATCGTGGTCGTTCAGGATGTGCGGGGGCGGGGCACGTCCAAGGGATCCTTCTACCCTTTCCGCCACGAAGCCGAGGACGGGTTCGACGCCGTCAACTGGGCGGCCGCTTTGCCGGGGAGCAACGGTGTGGTGGGTATGTACGGCTTTTCTTACCAAGGCATGACCCAACTGTATGCCGCCTCCACCCGTCCCAGCGCCCTGAAGGCCATCTGCCCAGCCATGCTGCCCTACGATCTCTACGCCGATGCCGCCTATCCGGGGGGAGCCTTCGCTTTCTACAACAACCTCAGTTGGGCCCTGCAACTGGAAGCTGAGGGGGCGCGCCTGCGCGGCGATGCCAACGCTTACCAGGCCCTTTTCAAGGCCTCCCGCAACCTGCCCCTTTACGATCCCATCCCCCTCAAGCCAGGCGTGCTGCAGCAATATGCGCCCCAGTCCTATTACTTTGACTGGCTGGAGCACAGCGAGCCCGACGACTACTGGCGCCAGCTCTCCCCCCGTCTGGAAGCGGTGGATCTGCCGATGTTGCACATTGGCGGCTGGTTCGACAGCTACCTAACCGGCAGCCTGCGCCTTTACAAGGAAATAAGCGCCCGCAGCCAAAACCCTCAGTACCTGGTTGTCGGGCCCTGGGCCCACCTGCCTTGGGGGCGCAAAGTGGGGGCGCTGGACTTTGGCCCCGAGGCCGTCAGCCCCATCGATCGGCTGCAGGTGCGCTGGTTCGACCAGTTCCTCAAAGGCAAAGACACAGGGATCCTCCAAGAGCCGCCGGTACGCCTGTTCGAGATGGGATCCAACCGCTGGCGCAGCTTTGAGGCCTGGCCCACGCCGGAGCCGAAGGTTTTCTACCTGCACAGCAGCGGCCTGGCCGCCCTTTCTGAAGCAGAGGGATCCCTTCGCCCAGAGCCCCCACCAAAGCAGCAGTCGGATACTTTTGTTCACGATCCCTGGCGACCCGTGCCGGCCCTAGGAGGCCACCTCATCCATCCCGCCGGGCCGCAGGAGCGCTCTGCCCTCGACTGCCGCGCCGATGTTCTCACCTACACCACCTCTCCCCTGGCAACCGACCTCGTCCTGGCAGGGGACATTCTCGTGGAAGTGTATGTGGAAGCCGACAGCCCCAGTTTCGATCTCTGCGCCGTGCTCTCGGTGGTGAGGCCGGAGGGCCAGGTGTATAACTTTTCCCAGGGCTACCGCCGGCTGCGGGATCCCCAGCCCAAGGCCCCCATTGGGATCCGTTGCCAGCCCACCTGCATCCGCATTCCCCGCGGCCACGCCCTGCGCCTCAGCCTTAGCGCGGCCTGTTTCCCGGCCTACCCCGTTAACACAGGCACGGGGATGCGAGAAGAGCGGCTCATCGAGGCCCGCATTCTCACCCTCGCTCTTCACAGCGGCAGCGACACCCCCTCGCGGCTGCATCTGCCCATTGTCGAGGGGAGTTAG
- the hemH gene encoding ferrochelatase → MSKSGVLLLNLGGPETQADVQPFLYNLFADPELIRLPFPFLQRAFAWAISTLRAPKSRRNYAAIGGGSPLRRITAAQAQALQAQLVAAGYDVPVYVAMRYWHPLIESVVQQIKSDGITRLVVLPLYPQYSISTTGSSFKLLDRLWAEDPELARIERRQICSWYDQPQYVQAMARAIREQLDAFEDPAGVHVLFSAHGIPESYVTQAGDPYQQEMEACVQLIWREVGRPNRHTLSYQSRVGSVRWLQPYTETVIPELGACGVRQLLVVPISFVSEHIETLQEIDIEYRELAHQAGIREFRRVPALNADPLFIAGLVALVRPHLLTSAPAFVPAAVGGSLLER, encoded by the coding sequence ATGTCCAAAAGCGGCGTGCTCCTGCTGAACTTGGGGGGGCCAGAGACCCAGGCTGATGTGCAGCCCTTTCTCTACAACCTCTTTGCCGATCCCGAGCTGATCCGCCTGCCCTTTCCCTTTTTGCAGAGGGCTTTTGCCTGGGCCATCTCCACGCTGCGGGCGCCCAAATCCCGGCGCAACTACGCGGCCATCGGGGGGGGATCCCCTTTGCGGCGCATCACCGCCGCCCAGGCACAAGCGTTGCAGGCTCAACTGGTGGCGGCGGGCTACGACGTGCCGGTGTATGTGGCCATGCGCTATTGGCACCCGCTGATCGAGTCGGTGGTGCAGCAGATCAAGTCGGATGGGATCACCCGCCTGGTGGTGCTGCCGCTCTACCCGCAGTACTCCATCAGCACCACCGGCTCCAGCTTCAAACTCCTGGATCGCCTCTGGGCCGAAGACCCGGAGCTGGCCCGCATCGAGCGCCGCCAGATCTGCTCTTGGTACGACCAGCCCCAGTATGTCCAGGCCATGGCTAGGGCCATCCGGGAGCAGTTGGATGCCTTCGAGGATCCGGCAGGGGTGCATGTGCTCTTTAGCGCCCACGGCATTCCCGAAAGCTATGTCACCCAGGCCGGGGATCCCTACCAGCAGGAGATGGAGGCCTGCGTCCAGCTCATCTGGCGGGAAGTTGGGCGCCCCAATCGCCACACCCTCTCCTATCAGAGCCGGGTGGGCTCGGTGCGCTGGCTGCAGCCCTATACCGAGACGGTGATCCCAGAGCTGGGAGCGTGCGGGGTCAGGCAACTGCTGGTGGTGCCGATTAGCTTTGTGTCGGAGCACATCGAAACCCTGCAGGAGATCGACATCGAGTATCGGGAGCTGGCCCACCAGGCTGGGATCCGCGAGTTTCGCCGCGTGCCCGCGTTGAATGCCGACCCGCTGTTTATTGCCGGGCTGGTGGCGTTGGTGCGGCCCCATCTGCTCACTTCAGCACCTGCTTTTGTACCGGCGGCGGTGGGCGGCTCGCTGCTGGAGCGATAG
- a CDS encoding Tic20 family protein, translating into MTWRGDITPINRLWGSLPYLLPLVSALPFGFVPSGLFQSLPGLIPIFSPLLRLLPLATGWLGVGIFLALLFLVRNSRVAHFVRFNTMQALLLNIALFLVQVLMQVFAMLFGNLGLAALVSILATTALLGVIAITVYAWVQNVRGHYAEVPVLSDAAYAWIRY; encoded by the coding sequence ATGACCTGGCGCGGCGACATCACTCCCATCAATCGGCTGTGGGGATCCCTTCCCTACCTTCTGCCTTTGGTATCGGCCCTGCCCTTCGGCTTTGTGCCCTCGGGTTTGTTTCAATCTCTGCCAGGTTTGATCCCCATTTTTAGTCCACTGCTGCGCTTGCTGCCCCTGGCCACAGGCTGGTTGGGGGTGGGGATATTTCTCGCCCTGCTATTTTTAGTCCGCAACAGCCGTGTCGCCCACTTTGTTCGCTTCAACACCATGCAGGCGCTGTTGCTCAACATTGCCCTGTTCTTGGTGCAAGTGTTGATGCAGGTGTTTGCTATGCTCTTTGGCAACCTCGGCCTGGCAGCACTTGTCAGCATTTTGGCCACCACCGCACTTCTGGGCGTGATCGCCATCACCGTCTACGCTTGGGTGCAGAACGTTCGCGGCCACTATGCCGAGGTGCCGGTGCTCTCCGATGCCGCCTATGCCTGGATTCGCTATTAA
- a CDS encoding GNAT family N-acetyltransferase: MAEPEIPLPAGYRWRLGSAWDRPWVRRGLQATLQESFPEQRHWDHLEATLDRLFDPPRTPCWWILKEATGEPVGGVWAGVSTDQATHRRVAYIFLLWVDPAHRRRGLGKALMQQVERWGSQQQLAAITLQVYRHNQAALNFYRQAHFTVQGYWLYKPLGPAAASQEPEDYEVL, encoded by the coding sequence ATGGCTGAACCGGAGATCCCTTTGCCTGCTGGCTACCGCTGGCGCCTTGGCTCCGCCTGGGATCGGCCCTGGGTGCGGCGGGGATTGCAGGCCACCTTGCAGGAATCTTTCCCCGAGCAAAGGCACTGGGATCATCTGGAAGCGACGTTGGATCGCCTCTTCGACCCTCCCCGTACCCCCTGCTGGTGGATCCTCAAGGAAGCAACAGGGGAGCCGGTGGGCGGTGTCTGGGCCGGCGTTTCCACCGATCAAGCCACCCATCGGCGAGTGGCCTATATCTTTTTGCTCTGGGTGGATCCTGCCCACCGGCGGCGCGGACTGGGCAAAGCTTTGATGCAACAGGTGGAACGCTGGGGATCCCAGCAGCAGTTAGCGGCCATTACCTTGCAGGTTTACCGCCACAACCAAGCTGCCCTCAACTTTTACAGGCAGGCCCACTTTACTGTGCAAGGCTACTGGCTGTACAAACCCCTTGGCCCTGCTGCTGCCTCGCAGGAACCGGAAGACTACGAAGTTTTGTAA
- a CDS encoding 4a-hydroxytetrahydrobiopterin dehydratase yields MSRPVKLSEAEIQTKLESLPGWSLQDGKLHRQFQFRSFVEAFGWMSSVALVAESMGHHPEWTNVYNRVRVDLTTHDAGGITELDFTLAQRMNELAG; encoded by the coding sequence ATGTCCAGACCTGTCAAACTCAGCGAGGCTGAGATCCAGACCAAGCTGGAAAGCCTGCCGGGTTGGTCCTTGCAGGATGGGAAGCTGCATCGCCAATTTCAATTTCGCTCTTTTGTGGAAGCTTTTGGCTGGATGAGCAGTGTGGCTTTGGTAGCCGAGAGCATGGGGCACCACCCCGAGTGGACCAATGTGTACAACCGCGTGCGGGTGGATCTCACCACCCACGATGCCGGGGGCATTACGGAACTGGACTTCACTTTGGCGCAACGCATGAACGAGCTGGCTGGCTAG
- a CDS encoding gamma carbonic anhydrase family protein: protein MEAVAKGVWKVGLEQQPRGIDQAAFIAANATLIGDVQLAEAVSIWYGAILRGDLSPIVIGHRSNIQDGAILHGDPGQPTLIGEEVTIGHRAVIHSAHIEGGCLIGIGAIILSGVTIGAGSMVGAGAVVTRSVPPHSLAAGIPAKVIRTLTEEEHASNPQNPELC from the coding sequence ATGGAAGCCGTTGCCAAGGGCGTTTGGAAAGTGGGGTTAGAGCAGCAGCCGAGAGGGATCGACCAGGCAGCCTTTATTGCCGCCAATGCCACACTGATCGGCGATGTCCAACTTGCGGAAGCGGTGAGCATCTGGTACGGGGCCATCTTGCGGGGGGATCTCTCGCCCATTGTCATTGGCCACCGCAGCAACATCCAAGATGGAGCCATTCTGCACGGGGATCCCGGACAGCCGACCCTGATTGGCGAGGAAGTGACCATAGGCCATCGAGCGGTCATCCACAGTGCCCACATCGAGGGGGGATGTCTGATCGGGATTGGGGCCATTATCTTGAGCGGGGTCACCATCGGGGCGGGCAGCATGGTGGGAGCTGGAGCGGTGGTCACCCGGTCTGTGCCACCCCACTCTTTGGCGGCGGGGATCCCGGCCAAGGTTATCCGCACCCTCACCGAGGAAGAGCATGCCTCTAACCCCCAAAACCCTGAACTTTGCTGA
- a CDS encoding DUF6761 family protein — protein MLQDPKLIRHYQALTDALVDSWHRGYRRTDELRLLVDGYLLALRTGKQLQPFEIYRLEDEVNRFLYDPSNFVEPELERETEAMRGY, from the coding sequence ATGTTGCAAGACCCGAAGTTGATCCGGCACTATCAGGCTTTGACCGACGCGCTGGTGGACAGTTGGCATCGCGGCTATCGGCGCACTGACGAGCTGCGCCTGCTGGTGGATGGCTACCTGCTGGCCCTGCGAACTGGCAAGCAATTGCAGCCTTTTGAGATCTACCGCCTTGAAGACGAGGTCAACCGCTTCCTCTACGACCCCTCCAACTTCGTGGAGCCGGAACTGGAGCGGGAGACCGAGGCGATGCGGGGCTATTGA
- a CDS encoding CCA tRNA nucleotidyltransferase — protein MSEALLSKWLLTYFRQRLPFPKEWLPQGSYWVGGSLRDAYLAWLRGQAGDSKGPVDLDLMCPADPVGWAAGVARRLKAGFVVLDAERQIARIVLGQGGASTPTAATVDAALQVGPTPEADLRQRDFTCNALALELQEGHLLDPTGGRADIEQRCLRMVHPDNLSADPVRLLRAYRQAAQLGFALDPATAEAIRQRAPLLARVAAERVRAEVVTLLETGIPGLAHLQAAVAAGLLAAWLPRLAPQSPGFAQAQAVWQWAEIWQLQYPRTLAELAQPLADRRGGLLATVLAALLWDPAGTPAETVEAELERLRFSRAEMRAIQKLHQLLPLLQTLLTHSPTPGQQWRLYHQAGSLFGGLALLAAATGSSPREIESWLRRYEDPQDPLAHLVPLLDGNDLLHSLGAKPGPWVGQLLQALQEAQAAGQIQTRAEALSFARRWRERSSQP, from the coding sequence ATGAGCGAAGCCCTGCTGAGCAAGTGGCTGCTGACCTATTTCCGCCAACGGCTGCCCTTTCCCAAAGAGTGGCTGCCCCAGGGGAGCTACTGGGTGGGGGGATCCCTGCGGGATGCCTATCTGGCTTGGCTGCGGGGCCAGGCTGGAGACTCCAAGGGGCCGGTGGATCTGGATTTAATGTGTCCGGCGGATCCCGTGGGGTGGGCGGCGGGGGTGGCGCGGCGGCTGAAGGCCGGCTTTGTGGTGCTGGATGCGGAGCGACAGATTGCCCGCATCGTGCTGGGCCAAGGAGGGGCTTCCACCCCCACAGCGGCGACGGTGGACGCGGCCCTGCAGGTGGGCCCCACCCCGGAGGCAGATCTGCGGCAGCGGGACTTCACCTGCAATGCCCTGGCTCTGGAACTGCAGGAGGGGCACCTGTTGGATCCCACGGGGGGGCGGGCAGACATTGAGCAGAGGTGTCTGCGCATGGTTCACCCCGACAACCTCAGTGCCGATCCGGTGCGGCTGTTGCGGGCCTATCGCCAGGCAGCTCAACTGGGGTTTGCGCTGGATCCGGCCACGGCAGAGGCGATTCGTCAGCGGGCCCCCCTTTTGGCCAGGGTGGCGGCAGAGCGGGTGCGGGCCGAGGTGGTGACCTTGTTGGAGACGGGGATCCCCGGCTTGGCCCACCTGCAGGCAGCGGTGGCGGCAGGTCTGCTAGCGGCTTGGCTGCCCCGCCTAGCGCCCCAGAGCCCCGGCTTTGCCCAGGCCCAAGCGGTGTGGCAATGGGCCGAGATCTGGCAGCTTCAGTATCCCCGCACTCTGGCGGAGCTGGCCCAGCCTTTGGCGGATCGGCGCGGCGGCCTGTTGGCAACGGTGTTGGCAGCCCTGCTGTGGGATCCGGCGGGCACCCCTGCCGAGACGGTGGAAGCCGAGCTGGAACGGCTGCGCTTTAGCCGCGCCGAGATGCGGGCCATCCAGAAGCTGCACCAGCTTCTACCCCTGTTGCAAACGCTTCTGACCCATTCCCCCACTCCCGGACAACAGTGGCGGCTCTATCACCAGGCGGGATCCCTCTTCGGCGGCCTGGCCCTGCTGGCAGCAGCCACCGGCAGCAGCCCCCGAGAGATAGAATCCTGGCTCCGGCGCTACGAAGATCCCCAGGATCCCCTGGCCCATTTGGTGCCCCTGCTGGATGGGAACGACCTGCTGCACAGCTTGGGTGCTAAACCCGGACCCTGGGTGGGCCAGTTGCTGCAGGCTCTACAGGAGGCGCAGGCCGCGGGGCAGATCCAAACCCGCGCCGAAGCCCTCTCTTTTGCCCGCCGCTGGCGTGAGAGGAGTTCCCAACCCTAG
- a CDS encoding circularly permuted type 2 ATP-grasp protein, which translates to MRFDAYDPGEGFYDELFLGRNQPRPEAIPLIERIHSLEEGELQQRQAAAQAALFQMGVTFNVYGDSQGTERIFPFDIIPRIVSASEWQRLEKGLKQRIHALNLFIDDVYHDQKILKDGVIPAELIETAKGFLRPCVGLNLPGRIWCHVTGTDLVRDRDGTWYVLEDNLRCPSGISYVLENRRVMKSTFPSLFNTMGIRPVDDYPSHLLDTLLNLVPHLANPTVVVLTPGIYNSAYFEHSFLAQQMGVELVEGRDLVVADGYLQMRTTKGLQRVDVIYRRIDDDFIDPLAFRPDSLLGVPGLFEVYRSGRLAIANALGTGVADDKVIYAYVPQMIRYYLGEEAILPNVPTYLCWDPKDQAYVLENLDKLVVKAANESGGYGMLMGSQATPEERAAFAEKIRAQPRNYIAQPTLCLSRVPTLVDRGEGLRLEPCHVDLRPYILYGKEIYVHPGGLTRVALKKGSLVVNSSQGGGSKDTWVLCADPGC; encoded by the coding sequence GTGCGTTTTGATGCCTACGACCCGGGCGAGGGGTTTTACGACGAGCTGTTTTTGGGGCGTAACCAGCCCCGTCCTGAGGCGATCCCGTTGATTGAGCGCATTCATTCTCTGGAAGAAGGGGAACTGCAGCAGCGGCAAGCGGCAGCACAGGCGGCCCTCTTTCAAATGGGGGTGACCTTCAACGTCTATGGCGATAGCCAGGGCACGGAGCGAATTTTCCCCTTTGACATCATTCCCCGCATCGTCTCGGCTTCCGAGTGGCAGCGGCTGGAGAAGGGCCTTAAGCAGCGCATCCACGCCCTCAACCTGTTCATCGACGATGTTTATCACGACCAGAAGATCCTTAAGGATGGGGTGATCCCTGCCGAGCTGATCGAAACGGCCAAGGGATTTCTGCGGCCCTGTGTGGGGCTCAACCTGCCGGGGAGAATTTGGTGCCACGTCACCGGCACCGACCTGGTGCGGGATCGGGACGGGACTTGGTACGTGTTGGAAGATAACCTGCGCTGTCCGTCGGGAATCTCCTACGTGCTGGAAAATCGGCGGGTGATGAAAAGCACCTTTCCCTCCCTGTTCAACACCATGGGGATCCGCCCGGTGGACGACTACCCTAGCCATTTGTTGGATACTCTGCTTAACCTGGTGCCGCACCTAGCCAACCCAACGGTGGTGGTGCTCACCCCCGGCATCTACAACTCCGCCTACTTCGAGCATTCTTTCCTCGCCCAGCAAATGGGGGTGGAGCTGGTGGAAGGGCGGGATCTGGTGGTGGCCGATGGCTATTTGCAAATGCGCACCACCAAGGGGCTGCAGCGGGTGGATGTGATCTACCGCCGCATCGACGATGACTTCATCGATCCCCTTGCTTTTCGCCCTGATTCCCTCTTGGGGGTACCCGGCCTGTTTGAGGTCTACCGGTCGGGGCGGCTGGCGATTGCCAACGCTTTGGGAACGGGGGTGGCGGACGACAAGGTGATCTACGCCTATGTGCCCCAGATGATCCGCTACTATCTGGGAGAGGAAGCCATTTTGCCCAACGTGCCCACCTACCTCTGCTGGGATCCCAAGGATCAGGCGTATGTGCTGGAGAACCTCGACAAGCTGGTGGTGAAGGCAGCCAACGAGTCGGGTGGCTATGGCATGCTGATGGGATCCCAGGCCACACCGGAAGAGCGGGCTGCTTTTGCCGAGAAAATCCGCGCCCAGCCGCGCAACTACATCGCCCAACCCACCCTGTGCCTTTCTCGCGTGCCCACCTTGGTGGATCGGGGAGAAGGCCTCCGTCTAGAACCCTGTCATGTGGACTTGCGGCCCTATATCCTCTACGGCAAAGAGATCTACGTTCACCCAGGGGGGCTGACCCGCGTCGCCCTCAAGAAGGGATCTCTGGTGGTGAACTCCTCCCAGGGGGGCGGCAGCAAAGATACCTGGGTGCTCTGCGCGGATCCCGGCTGTTGA
- a CDS encoding glycosyltransferase family 39 protein — MAVWDTLATSRRPALLGSGLGLGIALTLGYGLFGYHVLQVGIWLLSILLVGLYVAQFPPAQPPWDPTRLRWRQELLHLGLLALVFAPIYLYDLANIPFQINTDEIVITSMARRASAVRYPDIFGLMPEYFYFPRFMFSLFGGLTRLMGGVTLVNVRTVHATFGVVTILVAYGFFRSFWNPRLALAAAALLGSNHALLGISRMAMRENLIVLVECAALALILKGVREKNPLLLYLGGGAAGFSLYGYLPGRVVILLGLLFGGLYLLLGREDLQGENKQANPFWTLAKLTVPAALGFFLVAAPILVATATAPPVSAEYARQQFLFFPEGRALQQMWVNAATPAEAVWRNIRNGLSMFNDPSQHDRGYIYPNYGHAFVDPLTGVLIWLGLGSGLYRLLKGRSQPHDWLCLGSFLFLYLLFSLAITKAPNYTRLLVILPFVAYLTLEGIQVLAGLLERWGSRAGSWLPAAAMAGAILLIGGWNLAIFGDFVHKGWTQGNDVGATGRYVAARQMDPDHRFYLAASTAYPYFSWGEPPYWQSWIQFFAGPEQEVQVFSPEALPTQDLQPPFTLFLNEGVWDQQGAALQRRFPQGQLHRIPAERGLWAFEVGDP, encoded by the coding sequence ATGGCGGTTTGGGATACGCTGGCAACTTCTCGGCGTCCGGCCCTGCTGGGATCCGGCTTGGGCTTGGGGATAGCCTTGACCCTTGGGTATGGGCTGTTCGGCTACCACGTCTTGCAGGTTGGCATCTGGTTGTTGAGCATCCTGTTGGTGGGGTTGTACGTGGCCCAGTTTCCCCCAGCTCAGCCCCCTTGGGATCCGACGCGGCTGCGCTGGCGCCAGGAGTTGCTGCACCTGGGGCTATTGGCGTTGGTTTTTGCTCCCATCTACCTCTACGACCTGGCCAACATCCCCTTTCAGATCAACACCGACGAGATTGTCATCACCTCCATGGCCCGGCGGGCTTCAGCGGTACGCTACCCCGATATCTTTGGGCTGATGCCAGAGTACTTCTATTTTCCCCGCTTTATGTTCAGCCTCTTTGGCGGCCTGACGCGGCTGATGGGGGGAGTCACGCTGGTGAATGTGCGCACGGTGCATGCCACCTTCGGGGTTGTCACCATTCTGGTGGCCTACGGGTTTTTTCGGTCGTTCTGGAACCCCCGGCTGGCCTTGGCGGCGGCGGCCCTCCTGGGATCCAACCACGCTCTGCTGGGCATCAGCCGCATGGCGATGCGGGAGAACCTGATTGTGCTGGTGGAGTGTGCGGCCCTGGCCTTGATCTTAAAGGGCGTGCGGGAAAAGAATCCCCTGCTTTTGTATTTGGGGGGAGGGGCAGCGGGTTTCTCCCTCTACGGCTATCTGCCGGGGCGGGTGGTGATCTTGCTGGGGTTGCTGTTTGGCGGCCTCTACCTGCTCCTGGGCCGGGAGGATCTGCAAGGAGAAAACAAGCAGGCCAACCCCTTCTGGACTTTGGCCAAGCTGACGGTGCCGGCGGCGCTGGGGTTTTTCCTGGTGGCTGCGCCCATTCTGGTGGCCACTGCCACTGCTCCGCCAGTGAGCGCCGAGTATGCCCGCCAGCAATTTCTCTTTTTCCCAGAAGGGCGGGCGCTGCAGCAGATGTGGGTGAATGCCGCTACGCCAGCCGAGGCGGTGTGGCGCAACATCCGCAACGGCCTAAGTATGTTCAACGACCCCAGCCAGCACGACCGGGGCTATATCTATCCCAACTACGGCCATGCCTTTGTAGATCCCCTGACAGGGGTCTTGATCTGGCTGGGGCTGGGATCCGGGCTCTACCGCCTTCTCAAAGGGCGCAGCCAACCCCACGACTGGCTCTGCCTGGGCAGCTTCCTGTTTCTCTACCTGCTCTTTAGCTTGGCCATCACCAAAGCCCCCAACTACACTCGCCTGCTGGTGATCCTGCCCTTTGTAGCCTACCTAACCCTGGAAGGGATCCAAGTGCTGGCAGGTCTCCTGGAACGCTGGGGATCCCGGGCCGGGAGTTGGCTGCCGGCGGCGGCGATGGCGGGGGCAATCCTGCTGATTGGGGGGTGGAACCTGGCCATTTTTGGAGACTTTGTCCACAAAGGCTGGACGCAGGGCAACGATGTGGGGGCCACCGGGCGCTATGTGGCAGCTCGCCAAATGGATCCCGACCACCGCTTCTACCTGGCGGCCAGCACCGCCTACCCCTATTTCAGTTGGGGAGAACCCCCCTACTGGCAGAGTTGGATCCAGTTTTTTGCCGGGCCGGAGCAGGAGGTGCAGGTTTTTTCCCCGGAGGCCTTGCCGACCCAAGACCTACAGCCGCCGTTTACCCTGTTCCTGAACGAGGGGGTATGGGATCAACAGGGGGCGGCGCTGCAGCGGCGCTTTCCCCAGGGGCAGTTGCACCGCATCCCGGCTGAGCGGGGGCTGTGGGCTTTTGAGGTGGGGGATCCCTAG